The sequence CCACCTCCAACTTACCATAAGAATGgtcttttttccactttgtgaCCCAAAACCCTCGAAGCTTCACATCCTTAAATATTAGGGCACTCTGTTGGAAGCGAGACACACTGATTTGTGATATTTGAAAACTCACACATGTCTGTAAAACTTTATCACTCTTTGTTTTATTGCTGAAACAATCAAGTGTTGACTTGGACTTAACACCAGGGCTGTAAAtgtttataaatgtaaatgcagCAGGATTAAAGCCAGCTGGTGCCCTTCCAATGTTTATAAATGATGATTAAGGTCATATAATAACAGGCTGAATGTGATGATTTGGTCTTACCACAGGAACGGTAACTGGTTGTTTAGCCATTCCTCCGTAGGTCACCAGAGATCCACCAACCCTAAAaccaaacaataataataataataataataataataataataataaaatcagaaCAGACTAATGGTCCTTACTGTAGATGTCTTAGCAgctctgttgcacttttgcctCCCACTCCATTTAATGCCAGTTTGGGCCTTGGACACATCTTGAAGAAAATAGACACGTGTGAATGATGTTATTATTTCTtctaaaagccaaaaaaaaaaaacacaactatcacaactagggctgggcgaccagaaagacaattcatgGTTAAATTTGCTCttgaaaaatgtcacacaggctcatttatgaacaaacaactgcacaatatgtgccactgtAGGCTTTTcacctctaagggacagcacgtgtgagtgagttctgtagtgtgtagAGCTGTAACTaatgattattttcataatcgattaatcggtcaataaattaatggattaatcagattttttttaaaacagtttatctataaagcacatttaaaccctgcttatAAAGCTGAAATacactgaaataaaagtgtctctcacacgcaaacaaatgtgtgtgtgtgtgtgtgtgtgtgtgtgtccgtccgTCTGTGGACCCGCTGacgggggggggagggggagagggagagagagggagggagagagagagagagagagagagagagagaaagagagagagagagggagagggagagagagagagagagagagagagagagagaaagagagaaagagagagcgagagcgccaatcacttcttctccggccgtCTCATAAACAACGCTGCTtctacagtttaaatgatcaagtTGATGGTTTGTACTGTGTGactgtataaataaacaaacaatatagaTATATCTCGACATAGATGATATCGTCATTTCGTTGTCCCTCACTGTAACGCGGTTCGcctttcgcggcctctgtgttttgcagatatttttttacagtgcaattttgcatgtattttttttacagcgtataaacacgcattgtgttctgcgttctgattggctaatgctgcgttcacccaccagcgacacatccaactgggtgagtttcactgcctgctgaagcgaggggctgtgctcctttttctcctctcataaacataaaccaccagtgaaaaaagccgatgtgattagcggctaatgctatgctagctcagtgctacagagagaacttttacctgcaactaccacctcctcgctgattctcctccaaacctaatccttcctagtctggtcctggttatgatggccatgtcatacagctccaggtcaCACACAGCCTCTACTTGGCCTGACGCCATTGTCAACAAAAACTCTGATTGCGTTctgcatcaatgtctgatcctAGCAGTGTTACTCTGAAGCActaaaacaggtttatgttttaaaacctacgaaggtttgaactttgagagtgtttaaacaagagagaaatgtgcgaaaaagttaattcctgtctgagaaaagtgtataaggtgtgtggtgaggggttttacagccttaaaacatgtataataattgtaaaaaagcTGACTATTtcgcggatttcgcctattgcgggttatttttagaacgtaacccccgcgataaacaaGGAACTACTGTATCGCCAAATTAGAAAACTCTATATgtatcttgaatcacgatatattgcccagccctaatcacAACGCAATGTAATCAAACCTTGAACAGTTCCTTCATCTCAGGCCGACGCAGGGTTTCTTCTGTGATCACATGACTGGCTCCAATGGCCTTTAACCTATCGCTGAGTGCAGGGAACTCAGTCCTTTAAAAGACACAAACACGTCTTTGGTTATTATGATGGATGCTGCTTTAttgaaattgaataaaaatatgtttataatTATTATGCACCTGTCTCTGACTATGTTTATGGTCTTTAATCCTCTTGAAGCAGCGATCTGAATCACAGCCTGTCCCACGCCACTGTTAGCAGCATTCTGGATAACAGAATCCCCTGAATGAGTCACAGAGAGAATAAAACCTTCTCTTTAGCCCTAAAATGCTGTTGTATTATAATTTATCAGCACATAACACATTTTGAAAAGCTGAATTGTTTGGAAATCTTTGGAGGGTTAATGTTAAATACCAGACCAGTGGCAGATTAAAAGTAAATTGAACATCACATTTTACTAATGATGATATATTTCATAAAACAATGAGTTTTTTGTGTAGACTTTAATTtatcattcacacatttttaaaaaacaagttttacaGGCCAAACCAcaattttgagagcgtagtgatGAAGTTAATAAagagaatattttttacttttttactcttAAATAccctcttttttaaaacaaaaaatgggcaaattttaaagtaaatttcctaaaaaaagaaGGTTGTCTGAATAcattaaaccttaacatgttattcaaaaaaaataagacaaaaggTATTTGctggaataaataataaataaatccctatcaaaataaaagcaccagcACACTAACAATAAGTCCTGTTTTAGGTCTGATCAATGAAAATCTCAGTtctaacacacatttatatcaatGATAAGTTTGGGAATTTtgctaatataaaaaaatatgaactttTTAATTAACAGGACATCTGTAGTAATTTAAATAACTGTACAATATTCAAAGATAAATGGTAGCATCcgttaaaaataatacaattaaaaagataatattttACCTAGGGTTGCAAAATTACAGAAGTTGGAAATTTTCCATGAGAACTATCAGGaattaacaatatatatatatatatagtttgaaaaatatattttagcatcatctaaaatatcagcgtcagttatttaaaataattacattttttggttaattctaataaataattgcaatgaatagttaatttttttttttttgaatcacTGTACATTTAAAAGTATGGGAAACATATTTGGAAAGATGTTTATCTTAATCTTTCCAACTATGTTTATCTTTGTTAAACACACCAACATTATGCCaattcaagaaaaaaatatcacaattgTAGAACACTTCTATATCATAaggttcattttttttgtcttctttttttgttgtcttcaaaaaaattgtctgttttttattttttgtcataacttttttttccagtcttgtttttttggttgtttcctttcttcttcttcatttgttacTATTTCGGGACGCCCgcaagctcctcctccttcctgtgtgggaggagcttgcaggCATCCCGAAATAGTAAcagatgaaaaaacaaaaacaaaacaggaatgGGAAAAAACTTAAgaccaaaaaaaacccagacaaaaaatattattttgaataaaaaacattaagacccccccaaaaaattgagactaaacaacaatcaaagcgacaaaaaaagataaccatataattacttttttattggATCTGTTTCCAGTGGTCCTAATCCACTTCCATAACAAATAGAGACACGTCAACTGGTAAAATCTTTATACGCACAAACGTCTCCTTCATTTCACCATCTTGCAATGTTAACGTCTTGAACTTTAAGACattaaaggaaagaaaagcatgAAATACTATGATggtcacacaaaaaaaattcttccACTActggatgtgtttgtttgttttttcagtggCCTAAATCCTAGTCTGtactaaagacattttttagaTGGGCAAAATGTAAACATCAAAGTCTTGAGTGTGTGAATGTCTACCTGGCTTAAGATCTTCAAAGTCTGTGAGCATCCTGAACGCGGTGCAGGGATTGACTCCCAGTGTGGCTGCAGACAGCAGAGGAATATCAGTGGGCAGTGAGATGACGTCGTCTTCACTCAGCACCGCCTCCGTCCTCCAAGTCCCTGTTTCACGCACAAGTTACCAACTCTTAGGTTTACATCCTCACATTCTGTCGTAACAGTTGTTACCCAAGCTGTATTTTACCCAGACCAGCATCCTTTGGGATGACCCAGTCCCCTGGTTTAAGAGACTTCACCTGGGGGCCAACTTCTACAACTTGAGCCACACCTTCATTGCCCCCCACAGCTGGGAGGTCAGGCAGGATAGAGTAGGTACCTGCAAGAAAACCAGATGAATAAAATGGGCGTACATCAAAATCCACAACAAAATATGGATGTATCAAAATAGGAGAGTGTTGAAATGTGCGGTGCTTCACATCAAGTCCTGAGGTGGCATACGCACGTTTCTATATCTATTGatgattatcgtatcgatccaaaaaaatgtccaaatcgatttttctAATCAAtgcttttaatgaaaaaaaaataaacatttaaaggcGCATAGGGCAGGGAcaagaaatcagactccatagtgctATTAAAAACTGCTCAAtagggtgtgaaaaaaaatcgatttcacgatatattgcaatttttaggtgccaatttaaaaaaaaaattttaattaattttttttttttttttttttttttggatatgtaatcaatatttttgtgtatttgtgcaataattcagtggtggttacaatgctttcaatgtgctcagatcagtgcttaaactgatacaataggatacattttttttttgtgcattgtcagtaactcagggtgctttatctttaatgttctcacttacagtcattatgttgtcatggttactctAAGACTTCTAtgcagtagtttcagtgaaaagaaacttggtgcactttattttatgatgaagtaacactacattttctttttttcagtgaaaatgtgcaaaaacactaataataaataataaataggatgttttgaagcaaatagttttgactcactTTGTCCTTTGAATGATCAaaatcttctgatgaacatatacagtaacTTGATTTTTCacctctacgtttaattttgatattaactgggtagaatatcacgacatatcgtgataatatcatatcgtgacccacgtatcgtattgcaacatcctcgCCAATACTCAACCCTACTGCTCAACCTAAAAACTCTGCGTCTGCATCTTGGTCCAACTGCCTGTCTCTGCCTGGTCGTGACACTGAtgctgtgacacggttatttatttactcgccgttcacgcgactgtttactgcaagacctccgCGTGCCTCTGCATGCCTCCGCagactgaaaataaatatttacttttaacaATTGCTGCCCTATACTCCTTTAATAGCCTAATGGATTTGTGTTACCGACTCGTATTGTAGAAAAAACCAGTAGGTCAAACACCTTGGATCATGTTGATGTCAGACGGGTTGATTGGGGCCGCCATTACTCTCACCAGGACGTCTTTTACTCCGACAGACGGAAGATCCACATTTTCTAACCTGTGGTTCAATGATAAATATTTAGAGTTAAATCCTAATCAAATGAATGTATGAAGATCACTGAAAGGGTTGTACTTTAAAGCTGTGTGATTGAAGAACCAAACAGATGCTTTGTTAGTCTGGAACAGAGATGGGCTACTTTTAATCGAGCAGGGGCCACTAAAATGTGACTGTCTGATCTAAGGGCCacatattcaatatttttgtcTGCATTATatagcatttatttttgtattcatcttttgtacttttgttgtaattttgcacatttttctctcattttgtgtgttgttattttgtgtgtgtgttttttttttgtttttttaatttgctaGGGTTTTCTGTCATTGTTGTGTAATTTTCAGTTGTTTCTTTGTAGTCATCGTGTGGgtttatgttgtatttttgtgtatatttgatgtcattttgtgtatatttgttgtcattttgtgtatgtttctgtaGATTCATtctgttgtttgtcttttttttgttgttatttgctATAGCTTTCTGTAGCTTTCTGTCGTTTATTTGTAGTCATTGTGTGGgtttatgttgtatttttgtgtatatttgttgtcattttgtgtatgtttctgtaGATTCAttctgttgtttgtctgtgttttttgtctttttttgttgttatttgctATAGTTTTCAATTGTTTCTTTGTAGTCATCGTGTGGGTTTATGGAGTATTTTTACAtatatttgatgtcattttgtgcatttctgtagatTCAttctgttgtttgtctgtgtttttttttgttatttgctaTAGCTTTCTGTCGTTTATTTGTAGTCATTGTGTGGGTTTATGGAGTATTTTTACAtatatttgatgtcattttgtgcatttctgtagatTCAttctgttgtttgtctgtgtttttttttgttatttgctaTAGTTTTCTGTCGTGTATTTTTCTAGTTGTTTATTTGTAGTCATCGTGTGGGTTTATGGAGTATTTTTgcgtatatttgttgtcattttgtgtatgtttatgtaattctgctgttttttctgtgtattttgtgattttttttgcttatttgatatagttttctgtcattgttgtctatttttcctgttgtttatttgtttttctgcagtTGCTGTCATTTGAACCTTGTCTGTTCTAGCGTAAGAATAGTTTTTAACAGGAATGTGATTAAAATGAGCTCATGTGTGAGGATTTTATCAACTGTGTGTGTCGCACAACACAAACATCAGGATGAGCAATAGCTGATCATCACTTTTAGCTTAGTATGCTACAATTCACcagaaataatgttttaataataataaaaacattaatattattataaaacaatAGACTTATGAACTGTTCTTACCTGACGACACTGCTCGGTTCTCCATGGCTCCTGTACAGCAGAGCCTGGCTACGACCTCCAGCTGATTGACTCAGGTGGGAAAACTTTGCATCTCTGTGACCGAAATGCCTAAATAACACAGCGGCCAAGCTTCGTCCGCACAACGGAGCAATTCTTAAACAAACTGTGCGAAACGGAGACATTAGGATACCAAAAATTGACCTCAAAGCAGAGAAGGAAACACCGTAGGAAGCTTTTGTTTGTGAAAGTTTAGGTTTGCTATCAGCTCCCGGCGGCCATGTTGGATTTTATTATTGATGACGTCACGTCACTAgtaacacaaaaggacaacagcgCCCCTAGTGGACAATAACACGTATTTACATGTTTTGTAAATGCACCAGTGGTGtgaagcagtgattctcaactggtgggtcggaacccaaaagtgggtcacggacagctggtcaaaaataaataaacaaataaatactcaatgTCTCTCATGCTGGacttgcacaggaaaatatatagatttatgtttggttttttttaaaaaaaagagtatatatgtgtgtgttttcaacagctatttttaaaaaacctaaatttggttggttgaattctaaaaaaaaaaaaaaagtggatcgcgatttaatgaccgtggcaaaacgtgggtcccagggtgggaccagttgagaacccctggtgtaaGTAGTACTGATATACagcagaagtactgttacttgatttaaattgtactcaagcacaagtacaagtgattcatacataaaatagtacaagtaaaaagcagctcaatttAATAGTTATTAGAATTAAGTTACTATCATAGTTACTTTAACCCCAGGCGTCTATTTTGAGTAacaaatcttgccacggttcctttACCCTTAAACTTAAAAAGTAAGGAATGAAGTATTGCAGAATTGCAAcctaatttatttaaacattttttatcagtgtacatttattattattattttattttttgtaaaatgtattgacaaaatatctatctataaaacaatctctgtctgtctgttcctcAAAAATCAAGGAAGAAATAATAAACGGGAGTTAGAGGCAAGCAGTGACGAGGATAGAAAGATAATAGTGAGGCGAAAGAAGGAAGCGGACAacgctggtacgaggctccgctaCTCCAACGGCCTACGAAGCGGCGGAGCCTCGTAGCAGCGGTGTCTGCCtgcggaggagacgtaagcggtgtgatcagcaaccaagctaaaagctaatcctcaggGAACGTCGCTTCCCtccatcctgtgttctaatgtctgctccctggagaacaaactggacctgaagctggatttaaatgtaagACGGGAGATGAGGGCGTCGGTGTTTGCATAAACACCAATAACAACTGATGTAACAAcagtgagctagtctcatgtcactgctctcctgatgtagaactactgactataaaatacagacattgttcttccctgatctgttataaattataataatctataaaactccacgtttttcacgttctgaccgattagtacagccaacaacacggcaataattcaccatttcctctcaaaatttgggatttgcttgtttgtgtgctgtttgtaaactggctgcttatctccaaaatggcgacttccaggCTGATGACGCTccatgaaaaccctctattcgGACTCAGGGAGACCATGGCTTTCTGCTGATgtgagcacttttgtaaaaccgatgtGAGAAACAGTgtcaaagcgacagacctcctctgcttcttctccttctacaagcttttaacttttgattgttatgtattttctgtatttaccttcattgttgttggtttcttttttctgacttgtgtatTTGCtttaactgtaaagtgtcttagagtttttgaaaagcgcctacaaataaaatgtgttattattatagATGGGACAACAGATATTTCcgtgtgtgaaaaggacagtatgagttctcactttgaaaaggtagaCGATGCATCTGGATATAAGTGATATTTTGCAAAAAGAGTCACAGTAAATGTTATAAGATTTCATTTCAGTTGATAGAGGATATATAGAGAggatttcattttattgttataTCTAAGTTATAGTGTTGGCATGCTGGTCCACACTCCTTACCAGTAGGTGgcggaaatgcacaaaaaagaagaagaaaaagaaaacgaaAGAAGAAGCAGAAAACGATGACGTCAACGCATAATGACGTAGGCACTGATGCTTTCGACTTTCAGCTCGTCTGTCGCCTTTTGGCAGATGCGCTTCTCCGCATCATCAGGTGGAGACAAGCGTCAATCCAACGTGAGATGCGGATCCATCCTGTTCCAAAATacatcctaaaaaaaaaaactaccagtGCGATCAGTGATAAAGACCTGGACTGGGAACCATCGGACCTGCCATCAGACCCCCAGGATGCTGCTGAAGTTCGGCCTAGATCGCGTCTTAAGCGCATCAGGAACTGGTTTCGGCAAATAAACTGGAAAAAGGTCCGCAAAATTATCAGAATATGTCTTAGCTCAATACTTTTTACAGCATTCGCGGGAGGTGCCGTATTTTTCTTTGTAGTTTCGTTCATGCCGCTATTTCCGATCCCTATTCCCTTTGCGTTTGGGATCGGATGTGTTGGGCTGCTATTCTTTCTCTTGTGTCTGAACGGGAAAATAAACTTTAGATATGAATAACCAATCACCAAACAGGATGGCAGAGGTGACAAGAAACGAAGCAGAAATACTTCGTTACTGTGCTTAAGTACTTTTTTTGTACTTTACTCcagtattttttcattttatttttgtgactttttacttttgctccttattttttcaaacaaagatCTGTACTTTCTGCGCCTTGCATTTTGAAAATGATCTCGCTTTGAAGATGACGCCACGACACCAAATGTTGGTAGTTTTTTTCCTTcctgttaggcaggtccctcTGTTTgatgtttaacattttaaagttttaaaaataaaataaaatgttaaactcaaagctgcttgAGGTTTTcttcttgacacatttttatttacatattgaGTTTAtcatgagtgctaaattctgcAGGTGTTCAAAAGTAACAAGTGTTTGcatcatgtacttttttttaattttttttacttttactca is a genomic window of Gouania willdenowi chromosome 16, fGouWil2.1, whole genome shotgun sequence containing:
- the mecr gene encoding enoyl-[acyl-carrier-protein] reductase, mitochondrial gives rise to the protein MSPFRTVCLRIAPLCGRSLAAVLFRHFGHRDAKFSHLSQSAGGRSQALLYRSHGEPSSVVRLENVDLPSVGVKDVLVRVMAAPINPSDINMIQGTYSILPDLPAVGGNEGVAQVVEVGPQVKSLKPGDWVIPKDAGLGTWRTEAVLSEDDVISLPTDIPLLSAATLGVNPCTAFRMLTDFEDLKPGDSVIQNAANSGVGQAVIQIAASRGLKTINIVRDRTEFPALSDRLKAIGASHVITEETLRRPEMKELFKMCPRPKLALNGVGGKSATELLRHLQVGGSLVTYGGMAKQPVTVPVSALIFKDVKLRGFWVTKWKKDHSYDGRKFRVMLDELCSLIHEGKLTPPTCTEVPLQDYHRALDAAMQPFTSTKHVLVM